The Puntigrus tetrazona isolate hp1 chromosome 4, ASM1883169v1, whole genome shotgun sequence genome includes a window with the following:
- the gxylt1b gene encoding glucoside xylosyltransferase 1 isoform X1 — MRIYLRTFSLCIVIALLSLVFLFSKHDAKGFSAVLKQDRAPMEPSVPKNLNGVKSKQQAAGTTSHRPRDVAHKVSAAGQRETVELAAVACGERHEEAVNMLKSAAMLSSRALRFHIFAEEQLHASIKTTLDSWPAFIQAKFSYVVHPISFPHENHEEWSQLFKPCASQRLFLPMILKEVDSLLYMDTDVLFLQPVELIWDMLTRFNSTQLVAMAPEHEEPRIAWYSRFSRHPYYGKTGINSGVMLMNLTRMRMTQFRNDMTSVGLHWDELLMPLLQKYKLNITWGDQDLINIIFHYNPEMVLPFPCHWNYRPDHCIYGSNCIPAEEEGVFMLHGNRGVFHSDKQPAFKAVYDAFKHVSCIILVATSPITKLINRCFFLAVHIWRGSHELLLVTPGGGAERNHSHILWESQSFLYQRTWKVCEEDSENASSRWLSCSAAAE; from the exons ATGCGTATATATCTTCGTACTTTTAGTTTGTGCATAGTTATCGCTCTTTTGTCTTTAgtgtttttgttcagtaaacACGACGCTAAAGGTTTTTCGGCCGTTTTAAAGCAAGATAGGGCGCCGATGGAGCCGTCCGTCCCGAAGAACTTAAACGGGgtgaaatcaaaacaacaagCCGCCGGGACCACATCACACAGACCGCG AGATGTTGCTCACAAGGTGTCTGCAGCGGGACAGAGAGAGACGGTTGAGCTGGCTGCGGTGGCTTGTGGAGAGAGACACGAAGAAGCCGTCAACATGCTCAAGAGCGCAGCCATGCTCAGCAGCCGAGCTTTGAGATTTCACATCTTTGCAGAGGAGCAGTTACACGCCAGCATAAAAACAACA CTGGATTCCTGGCCAGCTTTCATCCAGGCGAAGTTCAGCTATGTGGTTCACCCCATTTCATTCCCCCATGAGAACCACGAAGAGTGGAGTCAGCTTTTCAAGCCCTGTGCATCACAGAGACTCTTCTTACCG ATGATTCTGAAGGAGGTGGACTCCTTACTGTACATGGACACCGATGTCCTCTTTCTGCAGCCTGTAGAGCTGATCTGGGACATGCTGACACGTTTTAATTCCACACAGTTAGTAGCCATGGCACCAGAGCACGAGGAGCCACGCATTGCCTGGTATAGTCGCTTCTCCCGGCATCCGTATTATGGAAAAACCGGCATCAACTCGGGCGTCATGCTGATGAATTTGACCCGGATGCGAATGACGCAATTCAGA AACGACATGACCTCCGTAGGTCTGCACTGGGACGAGCTTCTGATGCCTCTGTTACAGAAATACAAGCTTAACATAACCTGGGGCGATCAAGATCTGATCAACATCATCTTCCATTATAATCCAG AGATGGTACTTCCCTTCCCCTGTCACTGGAACTACCGTCCCGACCACTGCATCTACGGCAGCAACTGCATCCCGGCAGAGGAAGAGGGGGTTTTCATGCTGCACGGCAACCGAGGGGTGTTTCACAGCGACAAACAGCCAGCCTTCAAGGCTGTGTATGACGCTTTCAAACATGTGagttgtattattttagttGCTACTTCACCCATTACAAAGCTAATAAATCGCTGTTTTTTCCTGGCAGTACATATTTGGAGAGGATCTCATGAACTCCTTCTTGTTACCCCTGGAGGAGGCGCTGAACGGAACCACTCACACATACTGTGGGAAAGCCAGTCATTTCTTTACCAGAGGACTTGGAAGGTCTGCGAGGAAGATTCGGAGAACGCTTCCAGCCGGTGGCTGAGTTGTAGTGCTGCTgctgaataa
- the gxylt1b gene encoding glucoside xylosyltransferase 1 isoform X2 encodes MRIYLRTFSLCIVIALLSLVFLFSKHDAKGFSAVLKQDRAPMEPSVPKNLNGVKSKQQAAGTTSHRPRDVAHKVSAAGQRETVELAAVACGERHEEAVNMLKSAAMLSSRALRFHIFAEEQLHASIKTTLDSWPAFIQAKFSYVVHPISFPHENHEEWSQLFKPCASQRLFLPMILKEVDSLLYMDTDVLFLQPVELIWDMLTRFNSTQLVAMAPEHEEPRIAWYSRFSRHPYYGKTGINSGVMLMNLTRMRMTQFRNDMTSVGLHWDELLMPLLQKYKLNITWGDQDLINIIFHYNPEMVLPFPCHWNYRPDHCIYGSNCIPAEEEGVFMLHGNRGVFHSDKQPAFKAVYDAFKHYIFGEDLMNSFLLPLEEALNGTTHTYCGKASHFFTRGLGRSARKIRRTLPAGG; translated from the exons ATGCGTATATATCTTCGTACTTTTAGTTTGTGCATAGTTATCGCTCTTTTGTCTTTAgtgtttttgttcagtaaacACGACGCTAAAGGTTTTTCGGCCGTTTTAAAGCAAGATAGGGCGCCGATGGAGCCGTCCGTCCCGAAGAACTTAAACGGGgtgaaatcaaaacaacaagCCGCCGGGACCACATCACACAGACCGCG AGATGTTGCTCACAAGGTGTCTGCAGCGGGACAGAGAGAGACGGTTGAGCTGGCTGCGGTGGCTTGTGGAGAGAGACACGAAGAAGCCGTCAACATGCTCAAGAGCGCAGCCATGCTCAGCAGCCGAGCTTTGAGATTTCACATCTTTGCAGAGGAGCAGTTACACGCCAGCATAAAAACAACA CTGGATTCCTGGCCAGCTTTCATCCAGGCGAAGTTCAGCTATGTGGTTCACCCCATTTCATTCCCCCATGAGAACCACGAAGAGTGGAGTCAGCTTTTCAAGCCCTGTGCATCACAGAGACTCTTCTTACCG ATGATTCTGAAGGAGGTGGACTCCTTACTGTACATGGACACCGATGTCCTCTTTCTGCAGCCTGTAGAGCTGATCTGGGACATGCTGACACGTTTTAATTCCACACAGTTAGTAGCCATGGCACCAGAGCACGAGGAGCCACGCATTGCCTGGTATAGTCGCTTCTCCCGGCATCCGTATTATGGAAAAACCGGCATCAACTCGGGCGTCATGCTGATGAATTTGACCCGGATGCGAATGACGCAATTCAGA AACGACATGACCTCCGTAGGTCTGCACTGGGACGAGCTTCTGATGCCTCTGTTACAGAAATACAAGCTTAACATAACCTGGGGCGATCAAGATCTGATCAACATCATCTTCCATTATAATCCAG AGATGGTACTTCCCTTCCCCTGTCACTGGAACTACCGTCCCGACCACTGCATCTACGGCAGCAACTGCATCCCGGCAGAGGAAGAGGGGGTTTTCATGCTGCACGGCAACCGAGGGGTGTTTCACAGCGACAAACAGCCAGCCTTCAAGGCTGTGTATGACGCTTTCAAACAT TACATATTTGGAGAGGATCTCATGAACTCCTTCTTGTTACCCCTGGAGGAGGCGCTGAACGGAACCACTCACACATACTGTGGGAAAGCCAGTCATTTCTTTACCAGAGGACTTGGAAGGTCTGCGAGGAAGATTCGGAGAACGCTTCCAGCCGGTGGCTGA
- the gxylt1b gene encoding glucoside xylosyltransferase 1 isoform X3: protein MRIYLRTFSLCIVIALLSLVFLFSKHDAKGFSAVLKQDRAPMEPSVPKNLNGVKSKQQAAGTTSHRPRDVAHKVSAAGQRETVELAAVACGERHEEAVNMLKSAAMLSSRALRFHIFAEEQLHASIKTTLDSWPAFIQAKFSYVVHPISFPHENHEEWSQLFKPCASQRLFLPMILKEVDSLLYMDTDVLFLQPVELIWDMLTRFNSTQLVAMAPEHEEPRIAWYSRFSRHPYYGKTGINSGVMLMNLTRMRMTQFRNDMTSVGLHWDELLMPLLQKYKLNITWGDQDLINIIFHYNPATASRQRKRGFSCCTATEGCFTATNSQPSRLCMTLSNITYLERIS, encoded by the exons ATGCGTATATATCTTCGTACTTTTAGTTTGTGCATAGTTATCGCTCTTTTGTCTTTAgtgtttttgttcagtaaacACGACGCTAAAGGTTTTTCGGCCGTTTTAAAGCAAGATAGGGCGCCGATGGAGCCGTCCGTCCCGAAGAACTTAAACGGGgtgaaatcaaaacaacaagCCGCCGGGACCACATCACACAGACCGCG AGATGTTGCTCACAAGGTGTCTGCAGCGGGACAGAGAGAGACGGTTGAGCTGGCTGCGGTGGCTTGTGGAGAGAGACACGAAGAAGCCGTCAACATGCTCAAGAGCGCAGCCATGCTCAGCAGCCGAGCTTTGAGATTTCACATCTTTGCAGAGGAGCAGTTACACGCCAGCATAAAAACAACA CTGGATTCCTGGCCAGCTTTCATCCAGGCGAAGTTCAGCTATGTGGTTCACCCCATTTCATTCCCCCATGAGAACCACGAAGAGTGGAGTCAGCTTTTCAAGCCCTGTGCATCACAGAGACTCTTCTTACCG ATGATTCTGAAGGAGGTGGACTCCTTACTGTACATGGACACCGATGTCCTCTTTCTGCAGCCTGTAGAGCTGATCTGGGACATGCTGACACGTTTTAATTCCACACAGTTAGTAGCCATGGCACCAGAGCACGAGGAGCCACGCATTGCCTGGTATAGTCGCTTCTCCCGGCATCCGTATTATGGAAAAACCGGCATCAACTCGGGCGTCATGCTGATGAATTTGACCCGGATGCGAATGACGCAATTCAGA AACGACATGACCTCCGTAGGTCTGCACTGGGACGAGCTTCTGATGCCTCTGTTACAGAAATACAAGCTTAACATAACCTGGGGCGATCAAGATCTGATCAACATCATCTTCCATTATAATCCAG CAACTGCATCCCGGCAGAGGAAGAGGGGGTTTTCATGCTGCACGGCAACCGAGGGGTGTTTCACAGCGACAAACAGCCAGCCTTCAAGGCTGTGTATGACGCTTTCAAACAT TACATATTTGGAGAGGATCTCATGA